One part of the Eucalyptus grandis isolate ANBG69807.140 chromosome 10, ASM1654582v1, whole genome shotgun sequence genome encodes these proteins:
- the LOC120288857 gene encoding abscisic acid receptor PYL3-like, with product MDPGDKISSQYRLSPQDSDRLKSIIQTHHTLGAVAPNTCTSLIAWSIDAPAHAVWPLALDFTNPRRYKPFIRKCHMREGNGGVGVRVWSRRDIEMLSGPPASTSMERVEILDDERRVVSFRIIGGDHGLCDYRSVTSVNEIIEGERKVATLVLESYAVQIPEGKTCEDTKVFVNTILKQNQEIVMASLKKEKNEGGNA from the coding sequence ATGGACCCTGGCGATAAGATTTCTTCTCAATATCGACTCTCGCCGCAAGACTCAGACAGGCTCAAATCCATCATCCAAACCCACCACACCCTCGGCGCGGTGGCCCCAAACACATGCACGTCCCTCATAGCGTGGAGCATCGACGCGCCAGCCCATGCCGTGTGGCCCTTGGCGCTTGACTTCACGAACCCTCGGAGGTACAAGCCCTTCATCAGGAAATGCCATATGAGGGAAGGCAATGGCGGGGTTGGGGTCAGGGTCTGGAGCAGGCGTGACATCGAGATGCTCTCAGGGCCGCCGGCCTCGACGAGCATGGAGAGAGTGGAGATCCTTGACGACGAGAGGCGCGTGGTGAGCTTTAGAATTATTGGAGGCGACCACGGGCTTTGCGACTACCGTTCGGTGACCTCGGTGAATGAGATCATTGAAGGAGAAAGGAAGGTCGCGACTTTGGTTTTGGAGTCTTATGCCGTGCAAATCCCTGAAGGAAAAACTTGTGAAGACACCAAGGTGTTCGTCAACACCATATTGAAGCAGAACCAAGAAATAGTCATGGCTTctttgaagaaagagaaaaatgaaggaggaaatgCATGA